A stretch of the Archangium violaceum genome encodes the following:
- a CDS encoding inorganic diphosphatase produces the protein MNTDLTRLPLRGKGGAFHVVVESPQGATVKLKYEPALGAFTVSKPLVHGLRYPFDWGFVPSTLAPDGDPLDALVYWDQSTYPGVVLPCRALGVLKVDQKKKRGGGRERNDRLLVVPVIAARADNLSSLKDLSRREREELEHFFTAAVAFADKDVRILGWEGPEAAERMVQEASAAYEEKTRR, from the coding sequence ATGAACACGGACCTCACCCGGCTGCCCCTGCGTGGCAAGGGGGGCGCCTTCCACGTCGTCGTCGAGTCGCCCCAGGGCGCCACGGTGAAGCTCAAGTACGAGCCTGCGCTCGGAGCCTTCACCGTCTCCAAGCCCCTGGTGCACGGGTTGCGCTACCCCTTCGACTGGGGCTTCGTCCCCAGCACCCTGGCCCCGGATGGAGACCCGCTCGACGCGCTGGTGTACTGGGATCAGTCCACCTATCCCGGCGTGGTGCTCCCCTGCCGCGCGCTCGGCGTGCTGAAGGTGGATCAAAAGAAGAAGCGCGGCGGCGGCCGGGAGCGCAATGATCGGTTGCTCGTCGTACCCGTCATCGCGGCGCGCGCGGACAACCTGAGCTCCCTCAAGGATCTGTCCCGCCGGGAGCGCGAGGAGCTGGAGCACTTCTTCACCGCCGCCGTCGCCTTCGCGGACAAGGACGTGCGCATCCTCGGTTGGGAAGGGCCGGAAGCCGCCGAGCGGATGGTCCAGGAGGCATCCGCCGCGTATGAGGAGAAGACCCGTCGTTAG
- the def gene encoding peptide deformylase yields MMLKIVQAGEPVLRRRARDLTPEEMTSPGVRQLIALMRDTMRDAPGVGLAAPQVGVDVRLAVIEDRAEYQAGVPAEELAARERKPVDFHVLINPRLVVEDPTEVEFYEGCLSVSGFSALVRRARGVRVEAFDENGQALTVSARGWYARILQHEIDHLDGMLYIDRMEPRSFTTLENHRRHWAMRQVAEVRQALGLPERRG; encoded by the coding sequence ATGATGCTGAAGATCGTCCAGGCGGGAGAGCCGGTGCTGCGCCGGCGTGCGAGAGATCTCACCCCCGAGGAGATGACGAGCCCCGGGGTGCGACAGCTCATCGCCCTCATGCGCGACACCATGCGGGACGCGCCCGGCGTGGGGCTGGCCGCGCCGCAGGTGGGCGTGGACGTGCGACTCGCGGTCATCGAGGACCGGGCGGAATACCAGGCGGGTGTTCCGGCGGAGGAGCTGGCCGCGCGAGAGCGCAAGCCCGTGGACTTCCATGTCCTCATCAATCCGCGCCTCGTGGTGGAGGACCCCACCGAGGTGGAGTTCTACGAGGGGTGCCTGAGCGTCAGCGGCTTCTCCGCGCTGGTGCGGCGGGCGCGTGGGGTGCGCGTGGAGGCCTTCGACGAGAACGGCCAGGCCCTCACCGTCTCCGCGCGGGGCTGGTATGCCCGCATCCTCCAGCATGAAATCGACCATCTGGATGGCATGCTGTACATCGACCGGATGGAGCCCCGCAGCTTCACCACCCTGGAGAACCATCGCCGCCATTGGGCCATGCGCCAGGTGGCCGAGGTGCGTCAGGCGCTCGGCCTGCCCGAGCGTCGGGGCTGA
- a CDS encoding cellulase family glycosylhydrolase, which yields MRAPVLLVLLLTVMACGEDALEVLQEEASDCPALPEMRLGAAPSAAVVLNAYYLQEDATRDLRRGRTESPSVEETFAKAAALGAWAVRTNGYNDAADKRGDTTIQVAPLVYDELSLRGLDLVLTRAAAHGVKLVLPLGNYWDAYGGARRYVEWAGLPEPVQGDPRFFTERAVIDHYKAHLARLLSRVNTFDGLRYGEHPAVLAWELLNEPRGRGLDPEGAAMRAWVDEVATVVKTYAPGHLVGTGEEGFDTSSAGYDALFWRDAASASLFGEGISFRRNTASPVIDFASVHFYPEAYGVRREETARAGAHWFSEHAAIARDLGKPLFIGEFALRNREGFTLDERRAMYRGWFRCAWRTGVGASAPWMFANDARPDEWDDFTFYFRDGTVPADPRNRYADLVIEAAALSGKP from the coding sequence ATGCGTGCCCCTGTCCTCTTGGTTTTGCTGCTCACGGTGATGGCCTGTGGCGAGGACGCCCTGGAGGTGCTCCAGGAGGAGGCCTCGGACTGTCCCGCCCTGCCCGAGATGCGGCTCGGCGCGGCTCCCTCCGCGGCCGTGGTGCTCAACGCGTACTACCTCCAGGAGGATGCCACGCGGGACTTGCGGCGGGGCCGCACCGAATCCCCCTCCGTGGAGGAGACGTTCGCCAAGGCGGCGGCGCTCGGGGCGTGGGCCGTGCGCACCAATGGCTACAACGACGCGGCCGACAAGCGGGGCGACACCACCATCCAGGTGGCTCCGCTGGTGTACGACGAGCTGTCCCTGCGGGGGTTGGACCTGGTGCTCACCCGGGCCGCCGCGCATGGGGTGAAGCTCGTCCTTCCGCTGGGCAATTACTGGGATGCCTACGGAGGCGCGCGGCGGTACGTGGAGTGGGCGGGGCTGCCCGAGCCGGTGCAGGGAGACCCGCGCTTCTTCACCGAGCGCGCCGTCATCGACCATTACAAGGCGCACCTCGCCCGGCTGCTCTCGCGCGTCAACACCTTCGATGGGCTGCGCTACGGCGAGCACCCGGCGGTGCTGGCCTGGGAGCTGCTCAACGAGCCGCGCGGCAGGGGCTTGGACCCGGAGGGCGCGGCGATGCGCGCGTGGGTGGACGAGGTCGCCACGGTGGTGAAGACGTATGCGCCCGGGCACCTGGTGGGGACAGGAGAGGAGGGCTTCGACACCTCCTCCGCCGGCTATGACGCGCTCTTCTGGCGCGACGCGGCCTCCGCCTCCCTCTTCGGGGAGGGCATCAGTTTCCGCCGCAACACGGCCTCGCCCGTCATCGACTTCGCCAGCGTGCATTTCTACCCGGAGGCCTATGGCGTGCGACGGGAGGAGACGGCCCGCGCGGGCGCGCACTGGTTCTCCGAGCACGCCGCCATCGCCCGCGACCTGGGCAAGCCGTTGTTCATCGGCGAGTTCGCCTTGCGCAACCGCGAGGGCTTCACGCTCGACGAGCGGCGCGCCATGTACCGCGGTTGGTTCCGCTGTGCGTGGCGCACCGGGGTGGGCGCCAGCGCGCCGTGGATGTTCGCCAACGATGCCCGGCCGGATGAGTGGGACGACTTCACCTTCTACTTCCGCGACGGCACCGTGCCGGCCGATCCGCGCAATCGTTATGCGGACCTCGTCATCGAGGCCGCGGCCCTCTCCGGCAAACCCTGA
- a CDS encoding M28 family peptidase: MTREDSVPGLADTRHSWLRHPMDNPRPHRRRNLVLGALAGLAVVGASAVWLGRSAPEPVATRCTPGRVDPERLKAHVRTLSETFQPRDHAHPENLERAASYIADALARAGGRVRPEPYTAGGKSYRNVIATFGPDGGERLVIGAHYDAAEGAPGADDNASGVAGLLELAALLGGNPPPMRVDLVGFTLEEPPHFRRGTMGSKVHARALRTRGEAVRAMISVESIGYFSDAPDSQRYPVAALRLRYPSEGNFIAVVGQGDDKALIDTVHRALRAAKNDLPSESLAAPRGLEGVDFSDHASFWDEGYPAVMVTDTALFRNPHYHTPQDTWDTLDYARMARVVQGLQCAVEALVTPTPTSQLPH; encoded by the coding sequence ATGACCCGCGAGGATAGCGTGCCGGGACTGGCGGACACCCGCCATTCATGGCTTCGTCACCCCATGGACAACCCTCGCCCCCACCGAAGACGCAACCTCGTGCTCGGCGCGCTCGCGGGGCTCGCCGTGGTCGGCGCGTCGGCCGTATGGCTGGGACGCTCCGCCCCCGAGCCCGTGGCCACGCGCTGCACTCCCGGCCGCGTGGACCCCGAGCGGCTGAAGGCCCACGTGCGGACCCTGAGCGAGACGTTCCAACCGCGCGACCACGCGCACCCGGAGAACCTCGAGCGCGCCGCGAGCTACATCGCCGACGCGCTCGCGCGAGCGGGCGGACGCGTGCGCCCGGAGCCCTATACGGCGGGCGGGAAGAGCTACCGCAACGTCATCGCCACCTTCGGCCCGGACGGTGGGGAGCGGCTCGTCATCGGCGCGCACTACGACGCGGCGGAGGGGGCCCCTGGCGCGGATGACAACGCCAGCGGGGTGGCCGGCCTGCTGGAGCTCGCGGCCCTCCTCGGCGGCAACCCTCCGCCCATGAGGGTGGACCTCGTGGGCTTCACCCTGGAGGAACCGCCCCACTTCCGCCGGGGCACCATGGGCAGCAAGGTCCACGCGCGGGCGCTGCGCACGCGGGGCGAGGCGGTGCGCGCGATGATTTCGGTGGAGAGCATCGGCTACTTCTCCGACGCGCCCGACAGCCAGCGCTACCCGGTGGCCGCGCTGAGGCTGCGCTACCCCTCCGAGGGCAACTTCATCGCCGTGGTGGGCCAGGGGGACGACAAGGCCTTGATAGACACCGTGCACCGGGCCCTGCGCGCCGCGAAGAACGACCTACCCTCCGAGTCCCTCGCCGCCCCGCGTGGACTCGAGGGCGTGGACTTCTCCGACCACGCGAGCTTCTGGGACGAGGGCTACCCGGCCGTCATGGTCACCGACACCGCCCTCTTCCGCAACCCGCACTACCACACGCCCCAGGACACCTGGGACACGCTCGACTACGCGCGCATGGCCAGGGTGGTGCAGGGGCTCCAGTGCGCCGTCGAGGCGCTCGTCACACCAACGCCCACCTCCCAGTTGCCCCACTGA
- a CDS encoding Hsp70 family protein: MSACGLDFGTSNTAIALPDGTVLPISPGYSDPRLYRSVIFFPEDEREVYTGAPAITRYLEDHSGRFIQSVKSFLHSASFRATQIRGRTWLIEDLVALLLRRVRDAAASQMGAAPESVVLGRPALFAPDPEADALAEQRLRRAAEIAGFTHIQFLIEPIAAALSYESQLTRDELVLVADFGAGTTDLTLMRLGPSRRGNPDRRADVVGSTGVRIGGDRFDAEIMRHKLLPRFGAGSTYKVRGFSDKRLAVPQHVMSKLLSWHEMSFIREKSTQELLELMLESSDKPAEAEALYDLVMDNLGYRLFRAIEAVKVQLSSSEEATLDFEEARIHLHEPITRAEFETASESLLTELREVTEGLLKRCEGAGEVDAVFLTGGSSQIPAVRRLYTERFGEARVRTRDAFTSVAEGLGRAAASL; the protein is encoded by the coding sequence ATGAGCGCTTGCGGACTCGACTTTGGAACCAGCAATACGGCCATCGCTCTCCCGGACGGGACGGTGCTCCCCATCTCCCCCGGCTACAGCGACCCGCGCCTCTACCGCTCCGTCATCTTCTTCCCCGAGGATGAGCGCGAGGTGTACACTGGCGCCCCCGCCATCACCCGCTACCTCGAGGACCACTCCGGCCGCTTCATCCAGTCGGTGAAGTCCTTCCTCCACAGCGCCTCCTTCCGCGCCACCCAGATTCGCGGCCGCACCTGGCTCATCGAGGATCTCGTCGCCCTGCTGCTGCGCCGCGTGCGCGACGCCGCCGCCTCCCAGATGGGCGCGGCCCCCGAGTCCGTGGTGCTCGGCCGCCCCGCCCTCTTCGCCCCGGACCCCGAGGCGGATGCGCTCGCCGAGCAGCGCCTGCGCCGCGCCGCGGAGATCGCCGGCTTCACCCACATCCAGTTCCTCATCGAGCCCATCGCCGCCGCGCTCTCCTACGAGTCCCAGCTCACCCGCGACGAGCTCGTCCTGGTGGCCGACTTCGGCGCCGGCACCACGGACCTCACGTTGATGCGGCTGGGGCCCTCGCGCCGCGGCAACCCGGACCGGCGCGCGGACGTGGTGGGCTCCACCGGCGTGCGCATCGGCGGTGACCGCTTCGACGCGGAAATCATGCGCCACAAACTGCTGCCCCGCTTCGGCGCCGGCTCCACCTACAAGGTGCGGGGCTTCAGCGACAAGCGGCTGGCCGTGCCCCAGCACGTCATGTCCAAGCTGCTCTCCTGGCACGAAATGTCCTTCATCCGCGAGAAGTCCACCCAGGAGCTGCTGGAGCTGATGCTCGAGTCCAGCGACAAGCCCGCGGAGGCCGAGGCCCTGTACGACCTCGTCATGGACAACCTCGGCTACCGGCTCTTCCGCGCCATCGAGGCCGTCAAGGTACAGCTCTCCTCGAGTGAGGAGGCCACGCTCGACTTCGAGGAGGCCCGCATCCACCTGCACGAGCCCATCACCCGCGCCGAGTTCGAGACCGCCTCCGAGTCGCTCCTCACCGAGCTGCGCGAGGTGACGGAGGGGCTGCTGAAGCGCTGCGAGGGCGCCGGTGAGGTGGATGCCGTCTTCCTCACCGGCGGCTCGTCGCAGATTCCCGCCGTGCGCCGGCTCTACACCGAGCGCTTCGGCGAAGCGCGCGTGCGCACCCGGGACGCCTTCACCTCCGTGGCCGAGGGTCTCGGGCGGGCCGCGGCGTCCCTCTGA
- a CDS encoding SRPBCC domain-containing protein — protein MSQPLEVRNVQQTVELAAPPDAVYTALMDAQQHAAFTGFDAEIDAREGGAFTTGSGRNIGYTLVLVPGRRIVQAWRHRDWSEHHYSIATFDLMPMGRGTRLTFTQLGVPSDAYEWMDEGWRTTYWSPLARYLAIRRRA, from the coding sequence ATGAGCCAGCCTCTCGAGGTCCGCAACGTGCAGCAGACGGTGGAGCTGGCGGCTCCGCCGGACGCCGTCTACACCGCGTTGATGGATGCCCAGCAGCACGCGGCCTTCACCGGCTTCGATGCGGAGATCGACGCGCGCGAGGGCGGCGCCTTCACCACGGGGAGTGGGCGCAACATCGGCTACACGCTGGTGCTCGTGCCCGGGCGCCGCATCGTGCAGGCGTGGAGACACCGGGACTGGTCCGAGCACCACTACTCCATCGCCACCTTCGACCTGATGCCCATGGGCAGGGGCACGCGCCTCACCTTCACGCAACTGGGAGTGCCGTCGGACGCCTATGAGTGGATGGACGAGGGCTGGCGCACGACCTACTGGAGCCCGCTGGCGCGCTACCTCGCCATCAGGCGCCGGGCGTAG